In the Arthrobacter sp. CDRTa11 genome, CGCACTCTGGAGGAGACCGGGCCGAACTTTGTCGTGCTCGTCTGCAACTTCGCCCACGATTTCCTCAACAAGGTCTTCGAGGGTGGCGATGCCGGCCGTTCCGCCGTATTCGTCCAGCACGACGGCGAGCTGCAGGTTTCCCTCGCGGAGTTCCGCGAGGAGGGCATCCAGATGGATGGTTTCCGGCACCCTGAGGACGTCGGTCATGATGGCGCCTGCTTCCAGGTTGGGCCGCCGGTCCCACGGCACAGCCACAGCCTTTTTGACATGCACCAGTCCCCTGATGTCGTCGGAGGACTCGCCAATGACCGGGAACCGGGAGTATCCCGTGCGCCGCGCAGCGTCCAGGATGTCCGAGATCGGCTGGTCGGCGTCGATGGTCTCCACACGGATCCGCGGCGTCATGACGTCGGCAGCCGTCCGGGCCGAGAAATTCAGCGTCCTGGCCACAAAGTTGGCCGTGCCGGCGTCGAGCGTTCCCATGGCGGCGGAACGCCGTACCAGTGAGGCAAGCTCGGCGGGTGTCCTGGCCCCTGAAATTTCTTCCTTGGCTTCAAGCCCGAACACGTTCAGGACCTTATTGGAGAAGCCGTTCAGCACCAGGATGGCGGGCTTGAAAAGGGCGGTGAAAACAAGCTGCGGCCTGGCCAGCGCTTTGCCTACGGGAAACGACAACGCGATGGCCATGTTTTTGGGCACCAGTTCGCCCAGCAGCATGGAGAGCAGGGTTGCCAGCGCCATGGCGATCACCAGGGAAATGGATGCTGCTGCGACGCCGGGAATACCTAGGGCAACCAGCGGGCCTTCCAGCAGCCTGCCGACGGACGGTTCCATCACGTAGCCGGTCAGCAGTGTGGTGAGTGTGATGCCAAGCTGGCAGCTGGAGAGCTGGGTGGAAAGGGACTTCAGGCATTTGAGCAGAGGAACGGCACCGGTATCACCGTTGTCGATGGCCCGCTGGACCGTCGCCTGGTCCAAAGCAATGAGGGAAAATTCGACGGCGACAAAAAAACCGGTGCCGGCGATCAGCAGGAAACCTGCTGCGAGAAGTAACCACTCCATTCAGCAACCCGCCCTGAAAGTCAGGGACAAGCGGGGAATCCAGGTGGTGTGAAGGATCTGGGCGGCGGGCCGCTTCCGGGGGAAACTGCCCGGCGGAGGATGGTCAGCCGAAGCCGACGGTGTTTCCATAGAGGCTCCACGGGCCAGGACCGGCGGAGAGTGATGGGCGCGCGTTCGGGGTTTGCCGGCTCTGCGGGTGGACTGTGCGGCGCTGTTCTTCGTGCTCCGCTGACAGCCCCCAGGCCGGCACCTAGATTTACTGTCCATAAGAGTTTCAGTCTACAGGAGCAGATTGCTGCCCCCGCGTGCTGTGCAGTCGGGGTGTGCAGTGGTGCTCTGCGGCACCTGCGGATTTTCGTTCGCAGCAGCTTCAGGCACGCCATATTCCACATTCTTGGCGTCACTTCATGATTTGGGTCACCCTTATTGGCAGTTAGCGCAAGATGCTCATTAGACTGGCAAAGGTCTGGGTTCAGAGGACGCAGAGAACTGGTTCGGATGTTGTGCTGAGGCACCGTGGCGGCCAGAGGGAAATCAAACTCATGGAAGAGGCGTATTTCAAGTGCCAGAGCAGCCTAGCCACCGTCTACCAGAGGAATTTGGCGGAAATGAGTGGCTCGTTGACGAACTGTACGAGCAGTACCAAAAGGACAAGAATGCTGTGGATGCCAAATGGTGGCCACTGTTTGAATCCTTCGACTCGGGCAGCGATTCTTCTTCCAACGGGAATTCGCCCCTCGCGGTCGCCCACCCCCCTACCCGTGAAATGCCTGCCGTAGCTCCGGCCCAGGCCCCCGCAGCTCCGGCACCGGCGCCGGCAGCGCAGCCTGCCGCATCCGCTCCCGCTCCGGCACCTGCACAGGCACCCGCACCGGCAAAGAAGGCCCCTGCAACTATTGCCCGGGACGGCGCAAAGATAGCCGAGCCCGGAACCGGATCACAGCCGATCCCCGCGCAGCTCCCCAAAAATGTCAAAGCGCCCACGGCGCCCGAAGAGGACGTTGTCTCAGTCCTCCGCGGCCCGGCTAAAGCCATCGCCTCGAACATGGTCACCAGCCTGGAGGTGCCCACCGCCACCAGCGTGAGGGCCATCCCGGCAAAGCTGCTGATCGACAACCGTGTTGTCATCAACTCCAACCTGGCCCGCGCACGCGGCGGCAAGGTGTCCTTCACCCACCTCATCGGTTATGCCGTCATCCGGGCCCTGTCGCAGTTCCCGTCCATGAACGTCTACTACGACGAAGTGGACGGCAAGCCCGTTGCGGTCCAGCCTGCACACGTAAACTTCGGCATCGCCATTGACATGCCCAAGCCTGATGGAACGCGCCTGCTGATGGTGCCCAACATCAAGAAGGCAGAGACGCTTAACTTCTCTGAGTTCTGGCACACCTACGAAGACCTCATCAAGCGCGCCCGTGCCGGCAAACTAACAGCCGACGACCACTCCGGCACCACGGTATCCCTGACCAACCCCGGCGGCATCGGCACGGTGCACTCCGTGCCGCGGCTTTCCAAGGGACAGGCCGCCATCATCGGCGTCGGTGCCCTGGACTACCCTGCCGAGTTCCAGGGCGCCAGCGAAAAGATCATTGCGCACAACGCCATCAGCAAGGTCCTCACGCTGACGTCAACCTATGACCACCGTGTCATCCAGGGAGCCGGCAGCGGCGAGTTCCTGAAGCTTGTCCACCAGCTGCTGCTCGGCGCGCAGAACTTCTATGACGAGATCTTCGAGTCCCTGCGCATTCCGTACGAGCCCGTGCGCTGGAGCCCGGACCTGCAGGTGGACCCATCTGACCAGATCAACAAGGTCGCCCGGATCCAGCAGCTCATCCACTCCTACCGTGTGCGCGGACACCTGATGGCGGATACCGATCCGCTCGAGTACGTCCAGCGCAAACACCCGGACCTTGACGTGCTGACCTATGGGCTGACCCTGTGGGACCTGGACCGCGAATGGCCCACCGGCGGCTTTGGCGGCAAGCCCGTGCTGAAGTTCCGCGACATCCTGGCCGTGCTCCGCGATGCCTACTGCCGCACCACCGGCATCGAATACATGCACATCCAGGAGCCCGAGGAACGCAAGTGGTTCCAGGATCAGCTGGAGCACCCGTACTCCAAGCCCACCCGCGAAGAACAGCTCCGTATCGTCTCCAAGCTGAACGCGGCCGAGGCCTTCGAGACGTTCCTGCAGACCAAGTTCGTGGGCCAGAAGCGCTTCTCGCTCGAAGGCGGCGAGTCCTTGATTCCGCTTCTGGACGCCATCATGTCCGACGCCGCGGACGACGGCCTGGACGAAGTGGCCATCGGCATGGCCCACCGCGGCCGACTGAATGTTCTCACCAACATCGCCGGCAAGACCTACGCCCAGGTCTTCCGTGAATTCGAAGGCACCCAGGATCCACGCTCCGTGCAGGGATCAGGTGACGTCAAGTACCACCTCGGCACCGAAGGCACCTTCACCTCGGATAACGGCAAGGAGACCAAGGTCTACCTGGCTGCCAACCCGTCCCACCTTGAGGCTGTGGACCCCGTGCTGGAAGGCATTGTCCGCGCCAAGCAGGACCGACTGGATCAGGGCGAGGCGTTCCCCGTGCTGCCCATCATGGTCCACGGAGACGCCGCCTTCGCCGGTCAGGGCGTGGTGGCTGAGACCCTGAACCTTTCCCAGCTGCGCGGCTACCGCACCGGCGGCACCATCCACGTGGTGGTTAACAACCAGGTCGGCTTCACCACCGCACCTTCATCATCACGGTCCTCGACGTACTCCACGGACGTCGCCAAGATGATCCAGGCCCCCGTGTTCCATGTGAACGGTGACGACCCCGAGGCGGTAGTCCGCATCGGGCAGCTCGCTTACGAGTTCCGCCAGCGTTTCCACAAGGACGTTGTCATCGACATGGTGTGCTACCGCCGCCGTGGCCACAACGAGGGTGATGACCCCTCGATGACCCAGCCCCTGATGTACAACCTGATCGAAGCCAAGCGCTCCGTGCGGAAGCTGTACACCGAGTCGCTGATCGGTCGTGGCGACATCACCGAAGAAGAAGCCGAGCAGCTGCTCCGCGACTACCAGGAGCGCCTGGAGCGGGTCTTTGCCGAGACCCACGCGGCCCAGACGTCACCCATCCCGATCATCACGGCCGACTCCGCCGCGGTATCGGACATCGAGCGTCCCATCGCCCAGCAGTCCGACTCCGGGTCCAATGCGCCGGCGTCCACCGCCATCTCCCCTGAAACCCTGGCCCGCATCGGCAAGGCGCACGTTGAAATCCCCGACGGTTTCACTGTCCACGCAAAGCTCAAGCAACTGCTCGAGAAGCGCGAACAGATGTCACGCGAAGGCGGCATCGACTGGGGCTTTGGCGAGATTGCGGCGTTCGGATCCCTCATCATGGAAGGCGTCCCCGTGCGCCTGGCCGGGCAGGACTCCCGCCGTGGAACGTTCGTTCAGCGCCACGCTGTCTTCCACGACCGCGCCAACGGCAACGAATGGCTGCCGCTGGGCCACCTCTCGGACAACCAGGCCAAGCTCTGGATCTACGATTCCCTGCTGTCCGAATATGCGGCAATGGGCTTCGAATACGGCTACTCCGTCGAACGTCCCGATGCGCTCGTCCTGTGGGAGGCGCAGTTCGGTGACTTTGTCAACGGCGCGCAGACCATCATCGATGAGTTCATCTCCTCCGCAGAACAGAAGTGGGGCCAGCGGTCCTCCCTGGTGCTGATGCTGCCGCACGGCTATGAAGGCCAGGGCCCGGACCACTCCTCGGCGCGGATCGAACGATTCCTGCAGATGTGTGCGGAAGAAAACATGATCGTCGCCAACCCCACGACGGCGGCATCCCACTTCCACCTGCTGCGCCGCCAGGCGTACAGCCGCCCCCGCAAGCCGCTGATCATCTTCACTCCGAAGCAGTTGCTCCGCCTCAAGGGCGCGGCTTCCTCCGTGGAGGACTTCACCACCGGCAGCTTCCGCACCGTTATCGGTGACCATGAGCAGCTGGCGGCGGACGCCGTCGAACGCGTCCTGCTGGTCTCCGGCCGCCTCTACTACGATCTCCTGTCCACCCGGCAGAAGACGGAGGACAAGACGACGGCGATCGTCCGCGTGGAGCAGCTCTACCCGCTGCCGCACGCGGAGATCGCGGCGGAGCTTGCCAAGTACCCGAACGCGGAAGTGGTGTGGGCCCAGGACGAGCCTGCCAACCAGGGGCCGTGGCCGTTTATGGGGCTTAACCTCCCGGGCGCGCTTGACCGTGCCGTCCGGCTGGTATCCCGTCCCGCTTCGGCCTCTACGGCTGCCGGCTCCATGAAGCGGCACGCGGCCGAGCAGGATTCGCTCCTGAAGCAGGCATTTGCACGGAAGTAGCCACGAGGCTGCCCGGCCGGACGTCGAAATACCAGACTCCGGCCGGGCAGTTCTGTTTAATGGGGGGTGGGCCGCTTCCCGGAAACGGTCCGGCAGCAGCAGATGCGGGCTACGCGTCATGTCATTCAGCACTGAAGTAAAGAGGAATCCGTGGAAGACAGGAAGCTGCGCATCGCAGCTGTTGGAGATGAACTGCTGGCCGGGCTTGGGGATCCCAGGGCACTCGGCTGGCTGGGCCGCGTTTTGGCCCGCACTCCCCAGGATGGCGTGGAACTGGAAAGCTATGCCCTCCCCTGCCCGCAGGAGGGAACGGAAGGGTTGGCAGCCCGCTGGCTGGAGGAGGCCGGACGCCGGTTCGGTGACCAGCACGAGAACCGCCTCGTGATTGGACTGTCCGGCCGGGACATTGAATTCGGCCTTTCCACTGCACGCAGCCGGCTCAACCTGGCAAATATCCTGGATTCGGCATCGCAAAACAGGATTGAAGTCTTTGTGGTGGGGCCGCCCCCCACCCTGGACCCGGCACAAAACCGGCGCCTTGGCGAGCTGAATACTGCCTTCGCCGATGTGACCACCCGCCGCAAACACCTTTACGTGGACACGTTCTCTCCACTGGTCAACCATGAGCAGTGGCGGCAGGACCTCGCCGCTAACAGCGGAACCCCCGGACAGGCGGGGTATGGCCTCATGGCGTGGCTGGTCCTGCATCGCGGCTGGTTCCAATGGCTCAAAATGGACGCTCCGGCCTAAGCGGCCACTTCGGCAGTTCGCGATATATCTTGACCTACTCCTGCTCCCGTTATAAGTTGGCCTAAGACACGATATATCGCGATCTTGGAGGAACCAATGGCAGAGGACAGCTGGACCGTCACCGATCCGCAAACAATCGACGTAGACAGTGTCAGGTCACTCAAGCTGGGCATGGTGCGCGGAAGGTTCGACGTCGTTACCCATGCCGAGCCGGTAACCCGGATTGAAATCACCGACGTGCAGGGCGACCCTGTGGCTGTTTCGTTTGTCGACGGCCGGCTTGAGGTCCGCCACCAGCTTCACGGGCCGCAAGGCTGGTTCAAGAACCTCATGGGAACCGTCAACCACAACAGCAATAATTCGGCGGTCATCAGCATAGCCGTTCCGGCAGGGGTCGAAGTGGAAGCGGGCACGGTCAGCGGTGACGGACTGGTGTCCGGGATCAGCGGGCACACCAGGCTCAACACCGTCTCCGGCTCGGTGATGGCGGATGGCACCAGTGGCAACCTCCACATCAACACCATCAGCGGGGACGTGGCAGCGCGCAATCACGACGGCGTCCTGACCGCCAAAAGCGTCTCGGGCGAAGTTACGGCCTCCGGCCGGTTCAGCAATATCCGCGCCAACACTGTCAGCGGCGACATGAGTTTTGACCTGTGGGGCTTTACCCATGATTTCGGGGCCAATTCAGTTTCCGGGGACCTGACCATCCGGCTCCCGCACGACGTCGGGGTGGACATTGTGGCGAAATCGGCCAGCGGGACAGTGGTCATCGACGACCAGCACTATGCGCAGTCCGGGGGCAAGGTGGAAACCATCGCCGGCCCGGACAGGAAGCTCATGCTGGTGCGAACCAACTCCGTCTCAGGCAAGACGTCCATCTTCCATGGCCACGCTCCGAGTAACGGGGAAACATCGGACGGCGAAACAAGGAACCCGGAAGCGGCGGGCTGATGCCTCCGGTCTTCGCCCATGGTGCCCTCCGGCTCTACCTTCTGGCTCTCCTGGAGTCCGGCCCCAAACATGGCTACGAGCTCATCAAGGCCCTCAAGGAGAGGTTCGGCGGCACATATTCCCCCAGCGCCGGAACCATCTACCCGCGCCTGGGGAAGCTGGAGGAGGAGGGTCTGGTAGCTACGGAGTCGGTGGGCAGGCGGACAAACTATTTCATCACCGCTGCGGGGCTGGCGGAACTGAACAGCCGCCGGGACGAGCTCGCCGGCGTCGAAAACGACATCTCCGCCTCCGTCCGCCGCCTGGCGGACAACCTCCGCGAGGACATCCGCAGCAACATGCGCGGCCTGCGGGCAGATCTGGCAGCAACGGCCGAGGCGGCGCGTTCCGCAGCCCGCTCTGCCGACTTCAGGATGACAGGTAACCGGCAGCCCCACGACGGGAACCGGACGCTGAAGGAGGCCGAGCTGCTCCTTCAGGCGTTCCGCGACGACCTCCGGATCGAACTTCGACTGGAGGCGAGCCGGCAGCCGCTCAGCCCCCTGGCACTCGAAACCGTCAAGACCGTCCTTGACCAGGCCCGCATCTCCATCAGGAATTCGCTGCACGGTTGACTGGCGGGGCGGGTGAATGGCGGGGCAAGCCACTGCAGGGCCGGGCCGTTGCCGAACACCGCCTAGGTCATGGCTGCGTTCCTGGTTCGCGGCCTGTCCCTTCTTATGGGAGACTTGAGGGCAGCTCTTTTGAGTACCGAAATTAAGGAGGCCAGCTATGAGCAAGCGTGCACGTAAACGTCGTGACCGTAAGCGTGGCGGCGCGAACCATGGGAAGCGCCCCAACACCTAAGCAAAAGCTTGGAATCACGGTTTAAGCGAGGGACCCCGGAAGCCACACGGCTTCCGGGGTCCTTCGTCTTGAATCGGTTCTCGTCCCTGAATCAGTTCTTGACCGGTTCGTCCTGCCCGGTTTTCCGGGGATCGGATCCCTCAGCGGATCAGGTCCTCCGCAGCTGGCGGTGAATGCTAAGCGTCCACCGGGCGGATGGAATGTATCCGATCCAGGATGGCGTTCTTCAGGTTCTCCGGCGCGGCCTCGGTACATGACCGTTTCACCATGTTCCGGATCACGCATTCGAGGTCGTACTGCTGAGTGCATTCAGGGCAGTCATC is a window encoding:
- a CDS encoding 50S ribosomal protein bL37 — its product is MSKRARKRRDRKRGGANHGKRPNT
- the rsrA gene encoding mycothiol system anti-sigma-R factor, whose amino-acid sequence is MSDCQGLGDCDDARMQRIYEYLDGALTREDITEIKHHLDDCPECTQQYDLECVIRNMVKRSCTEAAPENLKNAILDRIHSIRPVDA
- a CDS encoding DUF4097 family beta strand repeat-containing protein, which produces MAEDSWTVTDPQTIDVDSVRSLKLGMVRGRFDVVTHAEPVTRIEITDVQGDPVAVSFVDGRLEVRHQLHGPQGWFKNLMGTVNHNSNNSAVISIAVPAGVEVEAGTVSGDGLVSGISGHTRLNTVSGSVMADGTSGNLHINTISGDVAARNHDGVLTAKSVSGEVTASGRFSNIRANTVSGDMSFDLWGFTHDFGANSVSGDLTIRLPHDVGVDIVAKSASGTVVIDDQHYAQSGGKVETIAGPDRKLMLVRTNSVSGKTSIFHGHAPSNGETSDGETRNPEAAG
- a CDS encoding multifunctional oxoglutarate decarboxylase/oxoglutarate dehydrogenase thiamine pyrophosphate-binding subunit/dihydrolipoyllysine-residue succinyltransferase subunit; this translates as MPEQPSHRLPEEFGGNEWLVDELYEQYQKDKNAVDAKWWPLFESFDSGSDSSSNGNSPLAVAHPPTREMPAVAPAQAPAAPAPAPAAQPAASAPAPAPAQAPAPAKKAPATIARDGAKIAEPGTGSQPIPAQLPKNVKAPTAPEEDVVSVLRGPAKAIASNMVTSLEVPTATSVRAIPAKLLIDNRVVINSNLARARGGKVSFTHLIGYAVIRALSQFPSMNVYYDEVDGKPVAVQPAHVNFGIAIDMPKPDGTRLLMVPNIKKAETLNFSEFWHTYEDLIKRARAGKLTADDHSGTTVSLTNPGGIGTVHSVPRLSKGQAAIIGVGALDYPAEFQGASEKIIAHNAISKVLTLTSTYDHRVIQGAGSGEFLKLVHQLLLGAQNFYDEIFESLRIPYEPVRWSPDLQVDPSDQINKVARIQQLIHSYRVRGHLMADTDPLEYVQRKHPDLDVLTYGLTLWDLDREWPTGGFGGKPVLKFRDILAVLRDAYCRTTGIEYMHIQEPEERKWFQDQLEHPYSKPTREEQLRIVSKLNAAEAFETFLQTKFVGQKRFSLEGGESLIPLLDAIMSDAADDGLDEVAIGMAHRGRLNVLTNIAGKTYAQVFREFEGTQDPRSVQGSGDVKYHLGTEGTFTSDNGKETKVYLAANPSHLEAVDPVLEGIVRAKQDRLDQGEAFPVLPIMVHGDAAFAGQGVVAETLNLSQLRGYRTGGTIHVVVNNQVGFTTAPSSSRSSTYSTDVAKMIQAPVFHVNGDDPEAVVRIGQLAYEFRQRFHKDVVIDMVCYRRRGHNEGDDPSMTQPLMYNLIEAKRSVRKLYTESLIGRGDITEEEAEQLLRDYQERLERVFAETHAAQTSPIPIITADSAAVSDIERPIAQQSDSGSNAPASTAISPETLARIGKAHVEIPDGFTVHAKLKQLLEKREQMSREGGIDWGFGEIAAFGSLIMEGVPVRLAGQDSRRGTFVQRHAVFHDRANGNEWLPLGHLSDNQAKLWIYDSLLSEYAAMGFEYGYSVERPDALVLWEAQFGDFVNGAQTIIDEFISSAEQKWGQRSSLVLMLPHGYEGQGPDHSSARIERFLQMCAEENMIVANPTTAASHFHLLRRQAYSRPRKPLIIFTPKQLLRLKGAASSVEDFTTGSFRTVIGDHEQLAADAVERVLLVSGRLYYDLLSTRQKTEDKTTAIVRVEQLYPLPHAEIAAELAKYPNAEVVWAQDEPANQGPWPFMGLNLPGALDRAVRLVSRPASASTAAGSMKRHAAEQDSLLKQAFARK
- a CDS encoding PadR family transcriptional regulator; this translates as MPPVFAHGALRLYLLALLESGPKHGYELIKALKERFGGTYSPSAGTIYPRLGKLEEEGLVATESVGRRTNYFITAAGLAELNSRRDELAGVENDISASVRRLADNLREDIRSNMRGLRADLAATAEAARSAARSADFRMTGNRQPHDGNRTLKEAELLLQAFRDDLRIELRLEASRQPLSPLALETVKTVLDQARISIRNSLHG
- a CDS encoding hemolysin family protein, translating into MEWLLLAAGFLLIAGTGFFVAVEFSLIALDQATVQRAIDNGDTGAVPLLKCLKSLSTQLSSCQLGITLTTLLTGYVMEPSVGRLLEGPLVALGIPGVAAASISLVIAMALATLLSMLLGELVPKNMAIALSFPVGKALARPQLVFTALFKPAILVLNGFSNKVLNVFGLEAKEEISGARTPAELASLVRRSAAMGTLDAGTANFVARTLNFSARTAADVMTPRIRVETIDADQPISDILDAARRTGYSRFPVIGESSDDIRGLVHVKKAVAVPWDRRPNLEAGAIMTDVLRVPETIHLDALLAELREGNLQLAVVLDEYGGTAGIATLEDLVEEIVGEVADEHDKVRPGLLQSASGDWYFPGLLRPDELSEQIPGLSVPDESAYETVGGYVMSELGRIATVGDTVPVGGGTLSVTRMDGRRIDRICFQPAAPDADEGPERTAP
- a CDS encoding GDSL-type esterase/lipase family protein yields the protein MEDRKLRIAAVGDELLAGLGDPRALGWLGRVLARTPQDGVELESYALPCPQEGTEGLAARWLEEAGRRFGDQHENRLVIGLSGRDIEFGLSTARSRLNLANILDSASQNRIEVFVVGPPPTLDPAQNRRLGELNTAFADVTTRRKHLYVDTFSPLVNHEQWRQDLAANSGTPGQAGYGLMAWLVLHRGWFQWLKMDAPA